The following coding sequences lie in one Jonesia denitrificans DSM 20603 genomic window:
- a CDS encoding ammonium transporter, which translates to MIDSGMTAWMLISASLVLLMTPGLAFFYGGMVRGKSVLNMLMMSFGAMGVIGILYVLYGWSMSYADQSIGGIFGNPFEQWALNGVFTHGADGFEFAVSDGLPVIVDVGFQVTFAMITTALISGAIADRVKYGSWLVFSGLWVTLSYFPLAHMVWGRGLLSDDGPFASIASPVDFAGGTVVHINAGIAALILVLIIGKRKGFGTEAMRPHNLPFVMLGAALLWFGWFGFNAGSAYAADGIAGLAWVNTTTATAAAMIGWLLTEKIRDGHATSLGAASGVVAGLVAITPAAGSLSPFGAIILGLIAGVLSALAVGLKYRFGYDDSLDVVGVHLVSGLWGTVGIGFLALDGGLFYGGGVSLLAVQVIIAVVAMAFSAAVTAVLALGIKATLGWRVSEQVEVAGIDLAVHGESAYETLSARAYSEVKP; encoded by the coding sequence ATGATTGATTCAGGGATGACAGCATGGATGCTCATCAGCGCATCGCTCGTGCTTCTCATGACCCCGGGTCTTGCGTTCTTCTACGGCGGAATGGTTCGTGGAAAAAGCGTTTTGAACATGCTCATGATGTCCTTTGGTGCGATGGGAGTCATTGGCATCCTGTACGTCTTGTACGGATGGTCAATGTCTTACGCGGACCAATCCATCGGCGGAATATTCGGGAACCCATTCGAACAATGGGCACTCAACGGAGTGTTCACACACGGTGCGGATGGCTTTGAGTTCGCTGTCTCCGATGGCCTTCCGGTCATCGTCGACGTCGGATTCCAAGTCACCTTCGCCATGATCACCACAGCCCTGATCTCCGGGGCCATCGCAGACCGAGTGAAGTACGGTTCCTGGCTTGTCTTCAGCGGGCTCTGGGTCACGCTCAGCTACTTCCCCCTGGCACACATGGTTTGGGGACGTGGGCTCCTGTCAGACGACGGACCATTCGCATCGATCGCATCGCCCGTCGACTTCGCAGGTGGCACAGTTGTGCACATCAACGCCGGTATCGCAGCACTTATTCTGGTTCTCATCATCGGCAAGCGCAAGGGCTTCGGAACCGAAGCGATGCGGCCCCACAACCTCCCCTTCGTGATGCTCGGCGCAGCACTCTTGTGGTTCGGATGGTTCGGGTTCAACGCCGGTTCCGCCTACGCAGCAGACGGCATTGCAGGTCTCGCCTGGGTTAACACAACCACAGCCACAGCCGCAGCCATGATCGGATGGCTCCTCACAGAAAAAATCCGTGACGGACACGCCACCTCACTCGGCGCAGCATCAGGTGTTGTTGCTGGTCTGGTCGCCATCACCCCAGCTGCCGGGTCACTCAGCCCCTTCGGGGCAATCATTTTGGGCCTCATCGCCGGAGTACTGTCCGCACTCGCGGTCGGACTGAAATACCGGTTTGGTTACGACGACTCACTCGACGTCGTTGGAGTCCACCTCGTCTCAGGGCTCTGGGGAACAGTAGGAATCGGCTTCCTCGCCCTCGATGGCGGACTGTTCTACGGTGGGGGAGTATCACTGCTTGCAGTCCAAGTGATCATCGCTGTTGTCGCCATGGCCTTCTCTGCCGCCGTCACAGCGGTCCTTGCGCTCGGCATCAAAGCAACCCTCGGTTGGCGAGTCAGCGAACAAGTTGAGGTCGCAGGAATTGACCTCGCAGTCCACGGAGAAAGCGCCTACGAAACCCTCAGCGCACGAGCATACTCGGAGGTCAAGCCATGA
- the rplS gene encoding 50S ribosomal protein L19 has protein sequence MQKLDFVTDSALRTDIPTFRAGDTVRVNVKVVEGNRSRIQAFQGIVIRRHGGGIGETFTVRKMSFGTGVERTFPLHAPTIDSIEVITRGDVRRAKLYYLRKLRGKAAKIKEKRESVAK, from the coding sequence ATGCAGAAGCTTGACTTCGTGACAGACAGCGCCTTGCGCACTGACATTCCCACCTTCCGTGCCGGAGACACTGTGCGCGTCAACGTTAAGGTTGTGGAAGGTAACCGTTCTCGTATCCAGGCCTTCCAAGGGATCGTTATCCGCCGTCATGGTGGGGGAATCGGTGAAACCTTCACCGTCCGCAAGATGAGCTTTGGAACTGGTGTGGAGCGTACCTTCCCGTTGCACGCGCCAACCATTGACTCCATTGAGGTCATCACCCGCGGTGATGTCCGTCGTGCGAAGCTCTACTACCTGCGCAAGTTGCGTGGTAAGGCAGCGAAGATCAAAGAAAAGCGTGAGTCTGTCGCTAAGTGA
- a CDS encoding amidohydrolase family protein, which yields MSVACVELNGSIVLNNGTTVTRAWLTDELTTGAPAGNPTQTLTGFFFPGLVDAHCHIGLDAQGATSDHAARQQAHATWHSGVTLVRDAGSPRDTRFLDGEPNTPSIIRAGRHIARPRRYIRHFAWELDDPQQLPAAIEAQAKAGDGWVKIVADWIDRSTGQLAPLWTRRQLVEGIARAHDLGARVTAHTFSTAALDDLFDAGIDGIEHGTGMTADHMARAADAAVPVTPTLLQVGRFSQIADQGHRYPLFARQMRAMGERRYDHVAHMVEAGVKLLVGTDAGGTIEHGRIADECAELVAAGVPAPRVMDAATWQARAFLAAAPRAARLPAAVVGYENDPRRDITELHRPRHIVAPWRG from the coding sequence GTGTCTGTGGCGTGCGTGGAACTCAACGGTTCCATTGTCCTAAACAATGGAACAACAGTGACGCGCGCCTGGTTAACAGACGAACTCACCACCGGTGCACCAGCGGGGAACCCAACACAGACATTGACAGGGTTCTTTTTCCCGGGCCTTGTCGATGCACACTGCCATATAGGGCTTGATGCACAGGGGGCAACCAGCGATCACGCTGCCAGGCAGCAAGCTCATGCGACCTGGCACAGTGGGGTAACTCTCGTGCGGGACGCAGGCTCGCCACGGGACACCAGGTTCCTTGATGGTGAGCCAAACACGCCGTCGATTATCCGTGCCGGGCGCCATATTGCCCGGCCCCGGCGATATATCCGTCATTTCGCGTGGGAACTCGATGATCCTCAGCAGTTACCTGCAGCAATCGAGGCCCAAGCGAAGGCGGGTGATGGGTGGGTCAAAATCGTGGCGGATTGGATTGATCGCTCCACCGGACAACTCGCTCCATTGTGGACACGGCGGCAGTTAGTGGAGGGGATAGCGCGAGCACATGACCTCGGTGCTCGAGTCACCGCACACACTTTTTCTACCGCAGCGTTGGACGATCTCTTTGATGCAGGTATTGATGGCATCGAACATGGCACAGGGATGACAGCGGACCATATGGCGCGCGCAGCGGATGCTGCTGTTCCTGTCACTCCCACGCTGCTTCAGGTGGGGCGCTTTTCTCAGATTGCGGATCAAGGCCACCGGTACCCCTTGTTTGCCCGGCAGATGCGCGCCATGGGTGAGCGCCGCTATGACCATGTGGCACACATGGTCGAGGCGGGCGTGAAACTGCTGGTTGGCACAGATGCAGGTGGAACTATTGAGCACGGGCGCATCGCTGATGAATGTGCCGAGCTGGTTGCTGCGGGTGTGCCCGCCCCTCGGGTCATGGACGCAGCGACTTGGCAGGCGAGAGCGTTCCTCGCGGCAGCACCGCGGGCTGCGAGGTTACCTGCTGCGGTGGTGGGGTACGAGAACGATCCGCGCCGTGATATCACTGAGCTCCACCGCCCACGTCACATTGTCGCACCGTGGCGTGGGTGA
- the ffh gene encoding signal recognition particle protein: MFASLSDRLTSTFKNLRSKGRLSEADIDATIREIRRALLDADVAVSVVRDFTGAVRERALSAEVSGALNPAQQVVKIVHDELVTVLGGTARPLQRAKTGPTVIMLAGLQGAGKTTLAGKLAVHLREQGHTPMLIAADLQRPNAVQQLKIVGERAGVPVYAPHPGNQGEGATPGLSAGDPVAIARAGYETAKARQHDTVIVDTAGRLGVDAELMEQAADIRDAVSPHEILFVIDAMIGQDAVATARAFADGVGFTGVVLSKLDGDARGGAALSVAKVTGQPILFASTGENLTDFEVFHPDRMANRILDMGDVLTLIEQAEKVFDQQEAERMAQKVADGQDFTLADFLSQMQQLKNMGSMKKMLGMLPGMGQMREALDNFDEREVNRIEAIIQSMTPAERDNPKVINGSRRARIARGSGTTVQEINQLLQRFEAAQKMMKQMAKAGPGVGGGMPTMGKMPGVGKRAGARQPKKDKKLTPQQRAAAARKAARDKQQGNSSGGASFGVRKDIDASSVELPSGFDKFLGR, translated from the coding sequence GTGTTTGCATCGCTGTCTGATCGGCTGACATCAACTTTTAAGAACCTGCGGAGCAAAGGACGCCTCAGTGAGGCGGATATCGATGCTACGATCCGCGAGATTCGTCGTGCTCTGCTGGATGCGGATGTCGCGGTGAGTGTGGTTCGTGACTTTACCGGGGCAGTGCGTGAACGTGCGTTGTCCGCTGAGGTCTCGGGGGCTCTTAACCCTGCCCAACAGGTTGTGAAGATTGTTCACGATGAGCTGGTGACGGTCCTTGGAGGGACTGCTCGTCCTCTTCAGCGCGCCAAAACTGGCCCCACAGTCATCATGTTGGCTGGGTTGCAGGGGGCAGGTAAGACGACGCTTGCTGGCAAGCTGGCCGTGCACTTGCGCGAGCAGGGCCACACGCCGATGCTGATTGCGGCTGACCTGCAGCGTCCGAACGCCGTGCAACAGCTGAAAATTGTGGGCGAGCGAGCCGGTGTGCCCGTGTATGCGCCACACCCCGGCAACCAAGGGGAGGGGGCTACGCCTGGGTTGTCGGCTGGTGACCCGGTGGCAATTGCCCGTGCTGGGTACGAGACCGCAAAAGCGCGTCAGCATGACACGGTCATTGTCGACACGGCTGGTCGTCTTGGTGTTGATGCGGAGCTCATGGAGCAGGCCGCTGATATTCGTGACGCAGTCTCACCGCACGAAATTCTTTTTGTCATCGATGCGATGATCGGCCAAGACGCAGTGGCTACTGCTCGTGCGTTCGCTGATGGAGTGGGCTTCACTGGTGTGGTCCTGTCCAAGCTTGATGGTGACGCCCGTGGTGGTGCGGCATTGTCGGTTGCTAAGGTCACCGGTCAACCGATTTTGTTTGCCTCAACTGGTGAGAACCTCACTGATTTTGAGGTCTTTCACCCTGATCGTATGGCTAACCGTATCCTTGATATGGGTGACGTTCTGACTCTCATTGAGCAGGCAGAAAAGGTCTTCGATCAGCAAGAAGCTGAGCGAATGGCGCAGAAAGTCGCTGACGGTCAGGATTTTACGCTCGCGGATTTCTTGTCTCAGATGCAGCAGCTCAAGAACATGGGCTCGATGAAGAAAATGTTGGGCATGCTGCCGGGGATGGGGCAGATGCGCGAAGCGCTCGACAACTTTGACGAGCGTGAAGTGAACCGTATTGAGGCGATCATTCAGTCAATGACACCTGCAGAACGGGACAACCCGAAAGTCATCAATGGGTCCAGGCGCGCGCGTATTGCTCGCGGTTCAGGGACCACTGTCCAGGAAATTAACCAGTTGCTGCAGCGGTTTGAGGCAGCTCAAAAAATGATGAAGCAGATGGCCAAGGCTGGTCCTGGTGTTGGTGGTGGTATGCCAACGATGGGGAAGATGCCTGGCGTGGGCAAGCGTGCGGGGGCTCGTCAACCGAAGAAGGACAAGAAACTCACCCCACAACAGCGTGCTGCGGCCGCCCGGAAGGCAGCTCGTGACAAGCAGCAAGGGAACAGTTCTGGAGGGGCATCGTTCGGTGTGCGCAAGGACATTGACGCCTCATCAGTGGAATTGCCGTCAGGGTTCGACAAGTTTTTAGGCCGGTAA
- a CDS encoding P-II family nitrogen regulator, with protein sequence MKLVTAIIQPHRLDAVKSALEAAGIRGMTVSEASGYGRQKGHTEVYRGAEYTIDLVPKIRLEILVDDPDAHRVGEVITQAAHTGRIGDGKVWTIPVDSVTRVRTGEEGPSAL encoded by the coding sequence ATGAAACTTGTGACAGCGATAATCCAACCCCACCGCCTAGACGCAGTGAAATCAGCACTCGAAGCTGCTGGAATCCGTGGCATGACTGTCAGTGAAGCAAGCGGTTACGGTCGCCAAAAAGGTCACACCGAGGTCTACCGAGGAGCCGAATACACCATCGACCTCGTCCCCAAAATCCGTCTCGAAATCCTCGTCGACGACCCAGATGCGCACCGCGTTGGAGAAGTTATCACCCAGGCCGCCCACACCGGGCGCATCGGTGACGGCAAGGTGTGGACAATCCCCGTCGACTCAGTAACCCGAGTCCGAACAGGAGAAGAAGGACCCTCAGCGCTGTAA
- a CDS encoding RNA-binding protein, translating to MLPDALEHLVRGIVDHPDDVTVRTKRLRRGELLEVRVHPEDLGRVIGRSGRTARALRTVIGALAGDDTVRVDVVDVDRR from the coding sequence ATGCTTCCCGACGCACTCGAACACCTCGTGCGGGGAATCGTTGACCACCCCGATGACGTCACGGTGCGAACAAAGCGTTTGCGTCGCGGTGAACTTCTTGAAGTACGCGTGCACCCAGAAGACCTCGGTCGAGTAATCGGTCGTTCTGGTCGTACTGCGCGCGCGTTACGCACCGTTATTGGTGCGCTTGCCGGTGATGACACGGTCCGTGTCGACGTCGTTGACGTCGATCGTCGGTGA
- the trmD gene encoding tRNA (guanosine(37)-N1)-methyltransferase TrmD — protein MIIDVVSIFPDYLAPLGLSLVGKAREQGTVTINVHDLRQWTTDRHRTVDDTPLGGGAGMVMKPDVWGQALDSVFAHEELIAPHGDKEAAGVVSPDGAVTDGGESPPRRVLIIPTPSGQSFSQRHAHDLATVDHIAVACGRYEGIDARVADHYRDRGIEVAELSIGDYVLNGGEVAAMVMIEAIVRLIPGVVGNPHSLVEESHGEAGLLEYPVFTRPPSWRGLDAPAVLLSGHHGRIARWRRDQSLERTARRRPDMIEALDVTELDAHDQALLTELGFIVTSHGVCSSSVGDVAQ, from the coding sequence ATGATTATTGATGTCGTCTCCATTTTTCCCGACTATCTTGCCCCATTAGGTTTGTCGCTGGTGGGCAAGGCCCGCGAGCAAGGCACAGTGACAATCAACGTTCACGATCTGCGCCAGTGGACCACGGACCGTCACCGCACTGTGGATGACACTCCATTGGGTGGTGGCGCTGGGATGGTCATGAAGCCTGACGTGTGGGGCCAAGCCCTCGACTCGGTGTTCGCGCACGAGGAGTTGATTGCGCCCCACGGGGACAAAGAAGCGGCAGGTGTGGTGAGTCCGGATGGTGCTGTGACTGACGGAGGGGAATCCCCACCACGTCGGGTACTCATTATTCCGACCCCGTCGGGTCAGTCGTTTTCGCAACGCCATGCCCATGATCTTGCGACTGTTGACCATATTGCCGTGGCTTGTGGCCGCTATGAGGGAATCGATGCGCGTGTTGCCGATCACTACCGGGACCGTGGCATTGAGGTGGCGGAACTCTCTATCGGAGACTATGTCCTCAATGGGGGTGAGGTCGCTGCGATGGTCATGATTGAAGCGATCGTCCGACTGATCCCGGGCGTCGTGGGGAATCCGCATTCGCTTGTTGAAGAATCTCATGGTGAAGCAGGACTGTTGGAATACCCAGTGTTCACCCGTCCTCCTTCCTGGCGTGGTCTCGATGCGCCCGCAGTTCTTCTCTCGGGTCACCATGGGCGTATTGCCCGTTGGCGGCGGGACCAATCCCTTGAGCGAACTGCGCGTCGGCGTCCTGACATGATTGAGGCCCTTGACGTCACAGAGCTCGATGCGCATGATCAGGCGCTGCTCACTGAGCTGGGATTCATTGTGACCTCACACGGAGTGTGTTCCTCATCAGTAGGTGATGTGGCACAATAG
- the lepB gene encoding signal peptidase I, whose product MSQHTPHRDAPRPGRLSLLKETAIIVVSALVLSWLIKTFLVQAFFIPSSSMEDTLQINDRILVSKMTPDIFDINRGDIVVFTDPGGWLSGHEVDDTPGQNAVRSALTFIGILPQDAGQHVVKRVIGMPGDRVTCCTADGQLTVNGQAIDETPYLKEGVAPSAVEFDVIVPEESLWVLGDNRSDSGDSRFNMGGPGGGFVPYDDVVGTAFVTMWPLDRLAWQTNPGEVFSDVPAPAGS is encoded by the coding sequence GTGAGCCAGCACACCCCACACCGCGATGCCCCGCGCCCAGGGCGACTGTCACTGCTCAAAGAAACAGCAATCATTGTTGTGTCTGCGCTTGTGTTGTCGTGGCTGATTAAAACATTCCTTGTGCAGGCGTTCTTCATTCCGTCAAGTTCCATGGAAGACACTCTCCAGATTAACGACCGGATCCTTGTGTCTAAGATGACGCCTGACATCTTTGACATTAATCGGGGAGACATCGTTGTGTTTACTGACCCTGGTGGTTGGTTGAGCGGACACGAGGTTGACGACACCCCAGGGCAAAATGCTGTTCGTTCAGCATTAACGTTTATAGGAATCTTGCCGCAAGATGCAGGTCAACATGTTGTGAAACGTGTGATTGGTATGCCGGGGGATAGGGTGACGTGCTGTACCGCAGATGGACAACTGACTGTCAATGGACAGGCAATCGACGAAACTCCGTACCTGAAAGAAGGGGTAGCTCCTTCCGCCGTCGAATTCGATGTGATCGTTCCTGAGGAATCCTTATGGGTCCTTGGTGACAACCGGTCAGACTCTGGTGATTCCCGGTTTAACATGGGTGGCCCCGGAGGCGGCTTTGTGCCCTATGACGATGTTGTCGGTACTGCGTTCGTTACCATGTGGCCGCTGGATCGACTTGCGTGGCAAACCAATCCTGGTGAGGTTTTTTCTGACGTTCCAGCACCTGCTGGTTCGTAA
- the ftsY gene encoding signal recognition particle-docking protein FtsY, which produces MTDLLAYLVPTLVVLGGLGYAGFAHKRRSSSSSATDAPATTDTTDERTGRDSARQQGASTDDDGTEQAVDQNQKSPLAPVHGRMARLRHRLASSGSPLGQRLLVMLSQDHIADSDWDDIEDLLLMADLGVGPATELIDALRTRVRVEAIKDPVALRALVREELLTLVDPTLDRSLHLDTSVSTPPHAPAVIVVVGVNGTGKTTTIGKLTRVLVAEGKDVLLGAADTFRAAAADQLQTWGEQVGVRTVRADRDGADPASVAFDAVRQGRTNSVDVVVVDTAGRLQNKTGLMDELSKITRVITREAPISEVLLVLDATTGQNGMNQARVFSEVAGVTGIVLTKLDGTARGGIVVAVQRELGVPVKLVGLGEGPDDLAPFDPEEFVDGLLGTSQ; this is translated from the coding sequence GTGACAGATCTCCTCGCCTATCTCGTACCCACACTTGTTGTCCTTGGCGGCCTTGGCTATGCAGGCTTCGCGCATAAACGCCGCTCCTCCAGCAGCTCCGCAACGGACGCCCCGGCCACCACTGACACCACCGATGAGCGAACAGGCCGTGACAGCGCACGCCAGCAAGGCGCATCGACAGATGACGATGGAACCGAACAAGCGGTTGACCAGAACCAAAAATCACCGCTCGCACCAGTACACGGGCGGATGGCCCGGCTCCGACACCGTCTTGCCTCGTCTGGGTCTCCCTTGGGACAACGACTCCTGGTCATGCTGTCACAGGACCACATCGCCGACAGCGACTGGGATGACATCGAAGACCTCCTGCTCATGGCAGACCTTGGTGTAGGACCAGCAACAGAGCTTATTGACGCCCTACGGACACGGGTTCGCGTGGAAGCAATCAAAGATCCAGTTGCCCTGCGGGCTCTCGTCCGTGAAGAACTCCTCACGTTAGTGGACCCCACACTGGACCGCTCACTTCACCTCGACACTTCAGTGAGCACACCCCCGCACGCTCCAGCCGTCATTGTCGTTGTCGGAGTCAACGGCACCGGGAAAACCACAACAATTGGGAAACTCACCCGCGTCCTTGTCGCGGAAGGCAAAGACGTGCTCTTGGGGGCCGCTGATACTTTCCGTGCCGCAGCAGCCGACCAACTACAAACCTGGGGTGAACAAGTAGGAGTGCGCACAGTTCGTGCAGACCGTGACGGAGCAGACCCAGCTTCCGTTGCGTTTGACGCAGTGCGGCAAGGGCGCACAAACAGTGTTGATGTTGTCGTTGTGGACACGGCAGGACGCCTGCAAAACAAAACAGGACTCATGGATGAGCTGTCAAAGATCACTCGAGTTATCACCCGTGAAGCGCCCATCAGTGAAGTCCTCCTTGTCTTAGACGCCACAACCGGTCAGAACGGGATGAACCAAGCCCGCGTCTTTTCTGAAGTCGCTGGGGTCACCGGGATTGTGCTGACAAAACTCGATGGCACTGCCCGAGGCGGCATTGTCGTTGCCGTCCAACGAGAACTTGGTGTCCCCGTCAAACTCGTAGGTCTCGGCGAAGGCCCCGATGACCTTGCTCCATTTGACCCTGAAGAGTTCGTCGATGGTCTGCTCGGCACATCCCAGTAG
- the rimM gene encoding ribosome maturation factor RimM (Essential for efficient processing of 16S rRNA): MQLKIGTIGKAHGLHGEVSVIVTTDVPQERFVPGHKIATQPADRGPLTVTRQRAHQDRWYVTFEEIPDRTVAESYRGVELVIEVDHSDEDDAWYPHELEGLEVRRLSGARVGRVAGLEPLPAQDALIIDEDGGERVYLPFLKIFVPTVDVAGGYVVIDPPGGLLTEDRDQLVVVRDDDGEQLSS, from the coding sequence ATGCAACTGAAAATTGGAACAATTGGTAAGGCGCATGGCTTGCATGGTGAAGTGTCGGTGATTGTCACAACTGATGTTCCCCAAGAGCGCTTTGTGCCTGGCCACAAGATCGCCACACAACCAGCAGATCGTGGCCCGCTCACTGTGACACGGCAGCGTGCCCACCAAGATCGCTGGTATGTCACTTTTGAGGAAATCCCTGACCGTACCGTTGCAGAGAGCTACCGTGGTGTTGAGTTGGTGATCGAGGTTGATCACTCCGATGAAGACGACGCTTGGTACCCGCACGAGTTAGAAGGGCTGGAGGTTCGACGTCTCTCCGGTGCGCGAGTGGGACGTGTGGCAGGGCTTGAGCCTCTCCCTGCTCAAGATGCATTGATTATTGATGAAGATGGTGGCGAACGCGTTTACCTACCGTTTTTGAAGATTTTTGTCCCAACAGTTGATGTTGCCGGCGGCTATGTGGTGATTGATCCTCCTGGTGGGTTGCTTACCGAGGATCGTGACCAGTTGGTTGTTGTCCGCGATGATGATGGTGAGCAGTTGTCGTCATGA
- a CDS encoding HD domain-containing protein, producing MTLLNLRDTLAQIAREEASGSTRRARITATVTKELTHIWDNALSSNPDTNPEGIALVAVGSLGRGDMGPMSDLDLLVVYDPQRTTADAAQTIAPHVWYPLWDAGLDLDHSVRSLAQCRQVASHDIAAAVGMLTMTWIAGDKHIAHDASSAILTDWRHAARTRLASLRTSIHHRHEQFGDVAYSLDPHIKEGRGGLRDAQVLDAIAASWLTDRSHGELDDAIEWIHDVRDAIHLVTARHANTLLAVDRADVAAHLGYDDPDDLVRDLAHAARRIAFELDVTIRRAIAVLTGGSGIQRTLLIRGKRSAPRLRYVAPSVVELAGELVLPPPPPGGYDPLVSLHLAVASARTGLPISGSVVPSLSAMPPLTFPWSAPARSLFDQLLASGPALADIWEVFDIAGVTSGWIPEWDALRHRPQRAPIHRHTLDRHLIETVMRVRPWRSQVARSESLFLAALLHDIGKPAGGVDHAAYGAEMVGPIVERMGYSPTVVADVRCVVAHHLTLAQWATTRDVEDPAVAGELADALEGNVDRLVMLRGVTEADGSSLGEAGWASWRARLVDDLFQATLRVMNQ from the coding sequence ATGACACTTCTCAATCTCCGCGACACGCTCGCACAAATAGCCCGCGAAGAAGCATCGGGAAGTACACGCAGAGCACGCATCACCGCGACAGTCACCAAAGAACTCACCCACATCTGGGACAACGCCCTCAGCTCAAACCCCGACACCAACCCAGAGGGCATCGCACTGGTCGCCGTAGGGTCACTAGGCCGCGGAGACATGGGGCCGATGAGCGACCTCGACCTCCTCGTCGTCTACGACCCACAACGCACTACAGCAGATGCCGCACAAACCATCGCCCCACACGTGTGGTACCCGTTATGGGATGCCGGACTCGACCTCGACCACTCTGTCCGCTCCTTAGCTCAATGTCGACAAGTTGCCTCACACGACATTGCTGCAGCCGTCGGAATGCTCACCATGACCTGGATCGCGGGTGACAAACACATCGCACATGACGCATCGTCAGCAATCCTCACCGACTGGCGGCACGCCGCCCGCACCCGACTTGCCAGCCTTCGCACCTCCATTCACCATCGACACGAACAATTCGGAGACGTCGCATACAGCCTCGACCCTCACATCAAAGAAGGCCGTGGAGGCCTGCGCGATGCCCAAGTCCTTGACGCCATCGCAGCATCCTGGCTCACTGACCGATCACACGGCGAACTCGATGACGCGATCGAATGGATCCACGACGTCAGAGACGCCATCCACCTCGTGACCGCCCGACACGCCAACACCCTCCTCGCCGTCGACCGTGCAGACGTCGCTGCGCACCTCGGCTACGACGACCCGGACGATCTCGTCCGAGATCTTGCCCACGCAGCACGACGCATCGCCTTCGAACTTGACGTAACAATACGCCGTGCCATCGCTGTTCTCACCGGAGGAAGCGGCATCCAGCGCACCCTACTCATCCGTGGCAAACGCAGCGCACCACGCCTCCGCTATGTCGCTCCATCCGTTGTCGAACTGGCTGGAGAACTGGTGCTGCCACCCCCACCACCAGGGGGATACGACCCCCTCGTTTCCCTCCACCTTGCTGTTGCATCCGCCCGCACGGGACTCCCTATTTCCGGGTCAGTTGTCCCCAGCCTCAGCGCCATGCCGCCCCTCACCTTCCCGTGGTCAGCTCCCGCCCGCTCCCTCTTTGACCAACTCTTAGCCAGTGGGCCAGCGCTCGCGGACATCTGGGAGGTGTTTGACATTGCCGGGGTGACGTCAGGGTGGATTCCTGAGTGGGACGCTCTTCGACACCGACCGCAACGTGCTCCGATCCATCGACACACACTGGATCGGCACCTTATTGAGACGGTGATGCGGGTTCGACCGTGGCGTTCCCAGGTTGCCCGCAGTGAGTCGCTTTTTCTTGCCGCCCTGTTGCATGACATCGGTAAACCGGCTGGTGGGGTTGATCACGCAGCATATGGCGCGGAGATGGTTGGGCCCATCGTGGAACGGATGGGATATTCGCCGACTGTGGTAGCCGATGTGCGGTGTGTGGTGGCCCACCATCTGACGTTGGCTCAGTGGGCAACAACTCGCGATGTGGAGGACCCTGCAGTGGCCGGAGAGCTTGCTGATGCGCTGGAGGGAAACGTGGACCGACTCGTGATGCTTCGAGGTGTCACTGAGGCCGATGGGTCCTCGTTGGGGGAGGCTGGGTGGGCATCGTGGCGTGCTCGTCTCGTTGATGATCTGTTCCAGGCGACACTGCGCGTGATGAATCAATGA
- the rpsP gene encoding 30S ribosomal protein S16 has translation MAVKIRLMRMGKIRAPHYRVVVADSRSRRDGRPIEEIGKYHPTQNPSFIEIDSERAQHWLSVGAQPTDQVLNLLKITGDWQKFKGLPGAEGRLKTKDAKADPAAAISKVNDDAEKAKAKAAQSAPADTASDASEEA, from the coding sequence GTGGCAGTCAAGATCCGTCTTATGCGCATGGGTAAGATCCGTGCACCGCACTACCGTGTCGTTGTGGCAGACTCACGCAGCCGTCGTGATGGTCGCCCCATCGAAGAGATCGGGAAGTACCACCCCACGCAGAACCCGTCATTCATTGAGATCGACTCAGAGCGTGCGCAGCACTGGCTCTCCGTGGGTGCACAGCCCACTGACCAGGTGCTCAACCTGCTCAAGATCACAGGTGACTGGCAGAAGTTCAAGGGCCTTCCTGGGGCAGAGGGTCGCCTGAAGACCAAAGACGCAAAAGCTGATCCAGCTGCTGCGATCTCCAAGGTCAACGACGACGCTGAAAAGGCAAAGGCTAAAGCAGCGCAGTCGGCACCAGCTGACACCGCGAGCGATGCTTCGGAAGAGGCCTGA